AGTACTTCTCGGAGATGGTCGACGTCGTGTTCCGGCACGGCGGGACGCTGGACAAGTTCATCGGCGACGCGGTGATGGCGCAGTGGGGGGCGCCGATCAGCGCCGTGGACGACGCGGACCGGGCGGTGGAGGCGGCGCTCGACATGATGCGGGCGGTGGATCACCTCAATGCGCGCTGGCGCAGCGAGGGGAGGCCGGAGATCCAGGTGGGGATCGGGTTGAGCCACGGCGAGGCGTTTGCCGGCTACCTGGGATCGGAGCGGCGACTCGAGTACACGATCATCGGCGACACGGTCAACACCGCCTCGCGCCTGTGCGCGTGGGCGGAGGGGGGGGAGATCCTCGTGTCGGAGTCGATGCGTGCCGCGTTCACGCGCGGGCACACGTTAGGCGACCGCGAGCCGCTCACGCTGCGCGGCAAGGCGGAGCCGGTGCCGGTGTTCCGCGCCCTCCGCTAACGTGGGCGTGCAGGTCACCATCGTCGGCGCCGTGCCGCCGGGCTACGTGCGCCTCGACCTGCCGCAGGGCATCGCCGTGGTGCACCACAAGGTGGCCGAGTCCACGCGCGCGGCGCTGGCCGCGGGGACGCTGTACGCCTGGGCGGCGGCGCACCCCGATCGCCGCCAGATGCAAGGGCGCCTCCCCGTCTATGCCGCCCCGCTCCCCGACGGTGCCCCGACCGTGGTCGTGCGGCACGCACGGCACGGCGGGATGCTGGCCCCGGTGCTGCGCGACCTCTTTCTCCCCCCCACGCGCGCGCCGCGCGAGTTGCGCACGGCACTCATCCTCGCGCAACTCGGCGTCCCCACGCCGCCCGTTGCGGGGTACGCCGTGTATCGCGCCGGCCCCATCCTGCGGCGCGCCGACGTGATGACGCTCCTCCTCCCCGGTGAGGACCTGGGGGCCATGCTGCGCGCGTCGGCGAGCGATGCCGACCGGGAGCGGCTGGTCACCCCCGTGGCGGCGCTGCTGGGGGCGCTGACCCAGGCGGGGGCGTGGCACCCCGACCTCAACGTGAAGAACATCCTCCTCGTCCCCGACGATGCGGGTGAGTTGCACCCGGCGGTGCTCGACGTCGATCGCGTGCGCTTCGTGCCGCCCGGCGATCCCAACGTGCGCGAGGCCAACTTCCGGCGCCTCGAGCAGTCGCTCGACAAGTGGCGCGCCCTGCACGGCGCCGGCTTCACGAGCGACCAGCGGCGCGCGATTCACGAGCGCCTCCTGCAGGATGAGGCGGTCGAGGCCACGCACCGCGCGCTGGCGCTCGACGCCCACATGCCCACCGACCTCACATGATCGCCGCGCCATCACCCTTCCCGGCGCGACCAGGAGCACTCCCATGAAGGACGCCAAGCTCGACCGCGTGGGGATCGTGATGATGAGCGCCGTGGGCGATGCCGTGCACGTCCTCCCCGTCATCAACGCCATCAAGCGTCACCAGGCAAGCGCGCACATCACGTGGGTGCTGCAGCCGGGGCCGGCCACGCTGGTGCGCGGGCATCGCAGCATCGACGAGATCGTCATCTTCGACCGCTCCAGGGGGCGGCGTGCCTTCACCGACGTGAAGCGCGAACTCGCGCAGCGCCCGTTCGACCTCGTCCTCGACCTGCAGGTCTACTTCAAGGCGGGACTCGTCACGTCGTTCACGCGCGCCCCCATCAAGCTGGGCTTCGACAAGGCGCGCGCCCGCGACCTCAACTGGCTCTTCACCACGCATCGCATCCCGCCGCACCCGGTGGGGCAGCACGTGCAGGACCAGTACTTCGAGTTCCTCACCGCGTTAGGCATTCCCTTCGAGCCGGTCACCTGGGACCTGGGCCCTACCGACGAAGAGCGCGCCTGGCAACGGGGCTTCTTCGCCCCCATCGAGCGCCCCACCGCGGCGATCGTCGTCGCCACCAGCAAGGCGGAGAAGGACTGGATCCCCGAGCGATGGGCGCAGGTGGTCGACGTCCTGTACGAGGACTACGGGTTGCAACCGGTGCTGGTCGGCGCCCGCACGGCGCGGGAGCTGGCGGCCGAGCAGGTGATCATGGCCAAGGCACACCACCGCCCCATCTCGGCGCTGGGGAGCGGGCTGCGGCGACTCGTCTCGATCCTCGATGGCTCGTCGCTCGTCCTTGCCCCCGACACCGGCCCGCTGCACATCGCCGTGGCACTGCAGCGCCCGGTGATCTCGCTCATGGGATACACGAACCCCAGGCGCACCGGACCGTACCGCGCCTATCACGACCTCCTCATCGACGCCTACGGCGACCCCGGCGAGGACTATCCGATCAGCATGGAGAACCGCCCCGGACGCATGCCCAACATCACCGTCGACGACGTGCTCACCAAGGTCGAGCATTGGCAGCGGACGTACGGGAGCGTGCGACCTTAACGTCGCCCCTTCTTGCCGCGTCCAATGTCCGGGTGAGTTTTCAGTCTGCACCCGACGCGACCATCGTATCCCATACCCTCCCCGGAGGACCCGTGAAACGTTTGTGGATGTCGCTCGCCGCCGCGCTCCTCGTCGTCGCTTTCGCCGCACCACGCGCGCACGCGCAGGGCGGACCGCCGCCGGGTGGCCAGCGTGGCCCCGGGCGCATGATGGAAATGCTGATGCAGGGGATCACGCTCGACGACGCGCAGAAGGCGAAGGTCGACTCGATCCAGGCCAAGTACCAGAAGGAGATGCCGCCGTTCACGCCCGGCGAACCGCCGGCCCCTGAGGCGATGCAGAAGCGCCGCGAACTGATGACGAAACAGCAGGACGAGATTCGCACCGTTCTCACGGCCGACCAGCAGAAGGTCTTCGACAAGAACGTGGCCGACATGCGCGAACGCATGGGACGCCGCCCAGGCAACTGACCGAAGGCTGTTTCCAGCGCCACACGCACGGAACGCAGACGGGGGACGGAATCACGCGATTCCGTCCCCCGTTCACGCATGTCCGAGGCGCGCCTCGCTCACCCGTCCGCGTCGAGTCCGCGGAAGTGGTACGTGACGCCCACCTCCCGCAGCAGCGCCACCAGCCTGCCTAACGCCAGCCCCATCACGGCGAAGTAGTCGCCGTGGATCCGCTCGACGAGCGTGGCACCAAACCCCTGGATGCCGTACGCCCCCGCCTTGTCCATCGGCTCGCCGGTGGCGACGTAGTCGCGGAGCTGCGCCGGCTGCAAGGGCCGGAACGTCACCTCCACCGCCTCCACGCCGGAGACGAGCCCCCCGCCACGTGCAACAGCAACGGCGGTGTAGACCCAGTGCGTGCGCCCCGCCAGGCGCGCCAGCATGCGCTCGGCGTCGGCGGCATCGGTGGGCTTGCCCAGCACCTCGCCGTCGATCACGACGATCGTGTCGGCACCGATCACGACCGCGTCGGGCATCGCCCGCGCCACCACCTGCGCCTTCTCGCGCGCCAGCCGCTCGGCGTGCGCCGGCGGATGCTCCCCCGGGAGGTACGACTCGTCGATGTCGGCCGGACGCACCTCGTGCCCGATCCCGACCTGCGCCAGCAACTCGCGCCGCCGCGGCGACTGCGAGGCGAGCACGACGCGGAGCGGCGTGTCGCTCATCTCATCGCTCCAGCCAGAGCGTCACCGGGCCATCGTTCACGATGTCGACTTCCATCGACGCCCCGAACTCTCCCGTCTCGACCTTCGCCCCCGTGGCGCGCAGCATCGCCACGAAGCGCTCGTACAGCGGGATGGCCTGCTCCGGGCGCGCCGCGTCGATGAACGAGGGGCGCCGCCCCTTGGCCGCGTCGCCGTACAGCGTGAACTGCGACACCACGAGCAGCGAGCCCGCCACGTCGCCTAACGCCAGGTTCATCTTGTCCTCGGCGTCGGAAAAGAGGCGCAGCCCCACGACCTTCTCCGCCATCCAGCGCAGCTGCTCCTCACCGTCGGTGTGCGTGAAGCCCACCAGGAGGACGAAGCCCTTGCCGATGCGCCCGGCTACGCGCGAGGCCACGCGCGAGGCGCGGTCAACCTCGCGAATGCGCACCTCGCCGCGCGAGACCCGCTGCACCAGGACGCGCACCGCCTAACGCTCGCCTCGCAACCAGCGCAGCACCAGCGCCGCCGCGACCATCCCGGCCATCGGTGCGGCCCAATAGATCCACAGCGAGTCCAAGCGCTGCCCGATGAGCGCCGGCCCCAGCGAACGGGCCGGGTTCATCGACGCTCCGGTGAGCGGTCCGCCCATGAGGACGTCGAGCGCGACCGCCATGCCGATCGCCACCGCGGCGCCCCCACCGCCCCATCGATCGTCCGACGTTGCCCCGACCACCGTAGCCATGAGGACAAACGAGAGCCAGAACTCGATGGCGAAGGTTGCCCCCACGGAGACCGTGGGGATTGTCGCGCCAAGGCTCCCCGCGTTGCCCAGTGTAGCGAGGAGGATGAGCGAGGCGATCGAGGCACCGGCACACTGCGCCAGGACGTACCCCGCCGCCTCGCGCGCCGGGAACTTCCCCGTCACCACGAGGGCGACGGTGACCGCTGGGTTGATGTGCGCCCCCGAGATGCCGCCGATGGTGGCGATGAGCACCGTGACCAGGAAACCCCAGGTCAGGGCGATCCCCGTCAGC
This genomic stretch from Gemmatimonadaceae bacterium harbors:
- a CDS encoding glycosyltransferase family 9 protein → MKDAKLDRVGIVMMSAVGDAVHVLPVINAIKRHQASAHITWVLQPGPATLVRGHRSIDEIVIFDRSRGRRAFTDVKRELAQRPFDLVLDLQVYFKAGLVTSFTRAPIKLGFDKARARDLNWLFTTHRIPPHPVGQHVQDQYFEFLTALGIPFEPVTWDLGPTDEERAWQRGFFAPIERPTAAIVVATSKAEKDWIPERWAQVVDVLYEDYGLQPVLVGARTARELAAEQVIMAKAHHRPISALGSGLRRLVSILDGSSLVLAPDTGPLHIAVALQRPVISLMGYTNPRRTGPYRAYHDLLIDAYGDPGEDYPISMENRPGRMPNITVDDVLTKVEHWQRTYGSVRP
- the maf gene encoding septum formation inhibitor Maf — its product is MSDTPLRVVLASQSPRRRELLAQVGIGHEVRPADIDESYLPGEHPPAHAERLAREKAQVVARAMPDAVVIGADTIVVIDGEVLGKPTDAADAERMLARLAGRTHWVYTAVAVARGGGLVSGVEAVEVTFRPLQPAQLRDYVATGEPMDKAGAYGIQGFGATLVERIHGDYFAVMGLALGRLVALLREVGVTYHFRGLDADG
- a CDS encoding D-tyrosyl-tRNA(Tyr) deacylase encodes the protein MQRVSRGEVRIREVDRASRVASRVAGRIGKGFVLLVGFTHTDGEEQLRWMAEKVVGLRLFSDAEDKMNLALGDVAGSLLVVSQFTLYGDAAKGRRPSFIDAARPEQAIPLYERFVAMLRATGAKVETGEFGASMEVDIVNDGPVTLWLER
- a CDS encoding aquaporin; translation: MADTPPLSRRLAAELLGTCLLVLVGTGSVMTNVISQGALGLTGIALTWGFLVTVLIATIGGISGAHINPAVTVALVVTGKFPAREAAGYVLAQCAGASIASLILLATLGNAGSLGATIPTVSVGATFAIEFWLSFVLMATVVGATSDDRWGGGGAAVAIGMAVALDVLMGGPLTGASMNPARSLGPALIGQRLDSLWIYWAAPMAGMVAAALVLRWLRGER